The Thermoleophilaceae bacterium genome includes a window with the following:
- a CDS encoding ferredoxin family protein yields MTYVIAGSCIKDDSCIEVCPVDCIHPKPGDPDFETAEQLYIDPELCIDCDACVEACPVDAIFAEFEIPEKYDYTLDLNAEFFAERSTAERTAA; encoded by the coding sequence ATGACCTACGTGATCGCCGGCAGCTGCATCAAGGACGACTCCTGCATCGAGGTCTGTCCGGTGGACTGCATCCACCCCAAGCCCGGGGACCCGGACTTCGAGACCGCGGAGCAGCTCTACATCGACCCCGAGCTCTGCATCGACTGCGACGCCTGCGTGGAGGCGTGCCCGGTGGATGCGATCTTCGCCGAGTTCGAGATCCCGGAGAAGTACGACTACACGCTGGACCTGAACGCGGAGTTCTTCGCGGAGCGAAGCACCGCGGAGCGGACCGCCGCCTGA